Proteins encoded by one window of Simiduia curdlanivorans:
- the thrC gene encoding threonine synthase yields the protein MKYISTRGQAPALNFEDAVLTGLASDGGLYVPETLPVFDTATIASWAGLSYQALAFEIIKPFVDGALSDAELKAIIEKAYASFRHDAIAPLVQTGHNEWILELFQGPTLAFKDFALQFLGHLLDHILAKRKQKVVVMGATSGDTGSAAIEGCSRCDNIDIFILHPHKRVSDVQRRQMTTVLAKNVHNIALEGNFDDCQNMVKASFADQSFLPEGRQLVAVNSINWARIMAQIVYYFYASLALGGPHRAVSFSVPTGNFGDIFAGYLASKMGLPIEQLIIATNANDILHRCISANDHSKQPLVHSLSPSMDIMVSSNFERLLFDLYDRDGAAITELMTQFKSGTMTLSAEAMVKARSLFSSYRLGDEEMLTVIQTVFERTGYLLDPHTAIGVQAARSNRSNQSTPVVCLATAHPAKFPEAVMKAGQGQEPALPHHMQDLFEREERYEVLANDIHAVQKFVATNTRK from the coding sequence GTGAAATACATAAGCACTCGCGGGCAAGCGCCCGCACTTAATTTTGAAGATGCAGTACTGACGGGGTTGGCCAGCGACGGCGGTCTCTATGTTCCGGAAACGCTACCGGTATTTGATACGGCAACCATCGCCTCTTGGGCGGGGCTGTCTTATCAGGCCTTGGCGTTTGAAATTATTAAACCCTTTGTCGATGGCGCATTAAGTGATGCCGAGCTCAAGGCAATTATTGAAAAAGCCTATGCAAGTTTTCGTCACGATGCCATTGCACCGCTAGTGCAAACCGGCCATAACGAGTGGATTCTGGAATTGTTCCAGGGCCCAACGCTGGCATTTAAAGATTTTGCGCTGCAATTTTTGGGGCATTTGCTGGATCACATTCTCGCCAAGCGCAAACAAAAAGTGGTGGTGATGGGTGCAACCTCTGGCGATACTGGCTCGGCTGCCATTGAAGGTTGCAGCCGCTGCGATAATATCGACATTTTTATTTTGCACCCGCATAAGCGCGTTTCCGATGTGCAGCGTCGCCAGATGACCACGGTACTGGCTAAAAATGTTCATAACATTGCTCTCGAAGGTAATTTTGACGATTGCCAAAATATGGTGAAAGCCAGTTTTGCCGATCAATCTTTTTTGCCGGAAGGCAGGCAGTTAGTGGCGGTCAACTCCATTAACTGGGCGCGCATTATGGCGCAAATTGTCTACTATTTTTATGCCTCCTTGGCGCTCGGCGGCCCCCATCGGGCTGTGTCTTTCTCTGTGCCCACCGGAAACTTTGGCGATATTTTTGCCGGTTACCTAGCCAGCAAGATGGGCTTGCCAATTGAGCAGCTAATTATTGCCACCAATGCTAACGATATCCTGCACCGCTGTATCAGCGCCAATGATCACTCCAAGCAACCCTTAGTGCATAGCTTGTCGCCTAGCATGGATATTATGGTGTCGTCTAATTTCGAGCGCTTGCTGTTCGATCTGTACGACCGCGACGGCGCGGCCATCACGGAACTGATGACGCAGTTTAAAAGCGGCACTATGACGCTTTCAGCTGAAGCCATGGTAAAAGCGCGATCACTTTTCTCCAGTTATCGCTTAGGTGACGAGGAAATGTTGACGGTAATTCAGACTGTATTTGAGCGCACCGGTTACTTGTTAGACCCGCACACAGCCATCGGTGTTCAGGCTGCAAGGTCGAATCGCAGCAATCAATCGACGCCGGTAGTTTGCCTCGCCACGGCGCATCCGGCCAAATTCCCTGAGGCGGTTATGAAAGCGGGGCAGGGTCAAGAGCCAGCTTTGCCGCACCATATGCAGGATTTGTTTGAGCGCGAAGAGCGCTATGAAGTTTTGGCTAATGATATTCATGCCGTGCAAAAATTTGTCGCAACCAATACACGAAAATAA
- a CDS encoding acyl-CoA thioesterase, whose protein sequence is MRTHTTEMSVLVTPEMSNFGGKMHGGELLKLLDKVAYTAAIRYCGSYVVTLSVDNVLFKEPIAIGELLTLLASVNYTGTSSMEIGIKVISENLETGVVRHTNTSYFTMVAIDAQGKAIPVEKLAVNTEDQQRRWNQAEARRKARKPR, encoded by the coding sequence GTGAGAACGCATACCACCGAAATGTCCGTGCTAGTGACGCCAGAGATGAGTAACTTTGGCGGTAAAATGCACGGCGGCGAACTGCTGAAATTACTGGATAAGGTGGCCTATACCGCCGCCATTCGCTACTGCGGTTCTTACGTGGTGACTTTATCGGTGGATAACGTGCTATTTAAAGAGCCCATTGCCATTGGCGAGCTGTTAACACTGTTAGCGTCGGTGAATTACACCGGTACCAGCTCCATGGAAATTGGCATTAAAGTAATTTCAGAAAATTTAGAAACCGGCGTTGTACGCCATACCAATACCAGCTACTTTACCATGGTGGCCATTGACGCACAGGGCAAGGCCATTCCGGTTGAAAAACTTGCGGTGAACACCGAGGATCAACAGCGCCGTTGGAATCAGGCTGAGGCTCGCCGCAAAGCGCGCAAACCTCGCTAA
- a CDS encoding cupin domain-containing protein gives MTAIIRVTPNAGDISHGPIASAKVLQGKPNSTTAHQFTNSQNNFHCGVWSSDAGKWTLNYTEDEFCYIIDGEAIITDQNGVGEKLTKGDAFVVPAGFSGTWETINSVQKFYAIYEKAE, from the coding sequence ATGACCGCCATTATTCGAGTAACTCCCAATGCTGGGGATATTAGCCATGGGCCTATCGCCTCTGCAAAAGTACTGCAAGGTAAACCGAACAGCACCACCGCGCATCAATTCACTAACAGCCAGAATAATTTTCATTGCGGTGTATGGTCTTCAGACGCGGGTAAATGGACACTGAACTACACCGAGGATGAGTTTTGCTACATTATTGACGGCGAGGCGATCATTACCGATCAAAACGGGGTGGGAGAAAAATTGACCAAGGGCGATGCCTTTGTGGTGCCCGCCGGTTTCTCGGGCACCTGGGAAACCATAAATAGCGTGCAGAAGTTTTATGCTATTTACGAGAAAGCAGAATAA
- the recJ gene encoding single-stranded-DNA-specific exonuclease RecJ gives MDIRQRAVNFDSLRFSSSMPKVLQRIYGARGAVSEDDLPTQLAQLMPPAMLGIDAAVAVLAEAIATQQRILIVGDFDADGATSSALAVLALQSMGAHWVDFLVPNRFDFGYGLTPEIVEVAKSFAPDVIVTVDNGISSIAGAKAVKDAGIKLVITDHHLPADETPVADAIVNPNQHGCEFLSKNLAGVGVIFYVMSKLRTTLKARNWFTAQGIAEPNMAQFLDLVALGTVADVVPLDANNRLLVRQGLARIKAGACRPGITALLQVAGRNPAGIQSSDMGFAVGPRLNAAGRLDDMTLGIQCLLSQNADQAMAIAQQLDDFNRDRRSIESAMQKEAEAALSALHMTDDQPWGISLFHEQWHQGVIGILASRIKERFHRPVILFALAGDGEIKGSGRSIQGLHLRDALDRVAVLNPGLIIKFGGHAMAAGLSLKLEDFARFQSAFDSVCRSMLSESDLQAVMFTDGELDSQDYSLAFAETLINAGPWGQHFPEPSFDGDFILREQRIVGAKHLKMTLSPVQNPAQSFDAIAFGVDLALWPNAAAQRIRAVFKLDINEFRGQRNLQLMVNYLTAVS, from the coding sequence ATGGATATTCGCCAGCGCGCGGTCAATTTCGATTCGCTTCGTTTTTCCTCTTCTATGCCTAAGGTACTACAACGTATTTACGGCGCTCGTGGTGCCGTCTCGGAGGATGATTTACCGACCCAACTTGCACAGTTGATGCCACCCGCCATGCTGGGCATTGATGCTGCCGTGGCTGTACTGGCTGAGGCCATAGCAACGCAGCAGCGCATTTTGATCGTCGGTGACTTTGATGCCGACGGGGCAACCAGTTCGGCTTTAGCTGTGTTGGCGCTGCAATCCATGGGTGCCCATTGGGTTGATTTTTTGGTGCCCAATCGCTTTGATTTTGGCTATGGCTTAACGCCGGAAATTGTCGAAGTGGCAAAGTCCTTCGCGCCCGATGTGATCGTTACCGTCGATAACGGGATATCGAGTATCGCCGGCGCTAAAGCGGTAAAGGATGCGGGTATAAAACTCGTTATCACTGATCACCATTTGCCCGCCGATGAGACGCCAGTGGCCGACGCCATTGTTAACCCGAATCAGCATGGCTGTGAATTCTTAAGTAAAAACTTGGCGGGCGTGGGTGTTATTTTTTACGTGATGAGTAAATTGCGCACGACCTTGAAAGCCCGTAACTGGTTCACCGCACAAGGAATAGCCGAACCCAATATGGCGCAATTTTTGGATCTGGTTGCCTTGGGTACCGTGGCCGATGTGGTACCGCTTGATGCCAATAATCGATTGCTGGTGAGGCAGGGTTTAGCACGTATTAAGGCTGGCGCCTGTCGACCTGGTATTACCGCACTGCTGCAAGTGGCTGGGCGCAACCCGGCAGGCATTCAAAGCTCAGACATGGGCTTCGCGGTGGGGCCGCGACTGAATGCGGCTGGTCGCTTAGATGATATGACGCTCGGTATTCAATGTTTACTCAGTCAGAATGCCGATCAGGCCATGGCAATTGCACAGCAACTCGATGATTTTAACCGCGACCGGCGCTCGATTGAATCAGCTATGCAAAAGGAGGCCGAGGCGGCGTTGAGTGCCTTGCACATGACGGACGATCAGCCCTGGGGGATCAGCCTGTTTCACGAGCAATGGCACCAAGGGGTGATTGGCATTTTAGCTTCGCGTATTAAAGAGCGCTTTCATCGCCCGGTGATATTGTTCGCGCTGGCCGGCGACGGTGAAATCAAAGGCTCGGGCAGATCTATCCAGGGCCTGCATTTACGCGACGCACTCGATCGCGTGGCGGTACTAAACCCGGGCTTAATTATTAAATTCGGCGGCCATGCGATGGCCGCGGGGTTGAGTTTGAAGTTAGAAGATTTTGCCCGTTTTCAATCGGCTTTCGATAGCGTATGCCGGTCGATGTTGAGCGAATCCGATTTGCAGGCGGTTATGTTTACCGACGGAGAATTGGACTCGCAAGATTATTCCTTAGCTTTTGCCGAAACCTTAATCAATGCCGGACCCTGGGGCCAACATTTTCCGGAGCCCAGTTTTGATGGTGATTTTATTTTGCGTGAACAGCGTATCGTCGGCGCTAAACATTTAAAAATGACCTTGTCGCCGGTGCAAAATCCGGCCCAGAGTTTTGATGCTATTGCCTTCGGGGTGGACTTAGCGCTGTGGCCTAACGCAGCCGCTCAGCGTATTCGTGCGGTATTTAAATTGGATATCAATGAATTTCGCGGCCAGCGTAATTTGCAGCTGATGGTTAATTATTTGACGGCTGTAAGTTAA
- a CDS encoding arylesterase → MTHTLTDYIRRQCVLLATLLLLIAIPSWAEPDNKASLPTLLVLGDSLSAGYGLSNLESGWVNLLQTALEQDYRVVNASISGETSAGGLARLPALLQAHSPAILIVELGGNDGLRGYSLSQLRSQLSDIIGLAKAQNIEVLLMEMQIPPNYGKRYTEKFTHLYTSLADEHKVQLIPFFLAQLALQDGMMQADGIHPTEAAQPFMRDAVITGLKNLNLQPSNN, encoded by the coding sequence ATGACCCATACCTTAACAGATTACATTCGCCGTCAATGTGTACTGCTCGCAACCCTGCTACTACTGATCGCAATTCCAAGCTGGGCTGAGCCAGATAACAAAGCATCACTGCCAACACTGTTGGTGTTGGGCGATAGTTTAAGTGCGGGTTATGGGCTCAGCAATCTCGAATCAGGCTGGGTGAATCTGTTGCAAACGGCGCTGGAGCAGGACTATCGCGTGGTCAATGCCAGCATCAGCGGTGAAACGAGCGCCGGCGGCCTAGCCCGTTTGCCGGCACTACTGCAAGCTCACAGCCCTGCCATTCTTATTGTTGAGCTCGGCGGCAATGACGGCCTAAGGGGCTACTCACTTAGCCAACTGCGTAGTCAATTGTCAGATATCATCGGTTTGGCCAAGGCGCAAAACATCGAGGTACTGTTAATGGAGATGCAAATTCCACCCAATTACGGCAAGCGCTACACCGAAAAATTTACCCATCTTTACACTTCTCTTGCCGACGAACATAAAGTGCAATTGATTCCGTTTTTTCTAGCGCAGCTGGCGCTACAAGACGGCATGATGCAAGCAGACGGCATTCACCCCACGGAAGCGGCGCAACCCTTTATGAGAGACGCCGTGATAACCGGCCTAAAAAACCTTAACTTACAGCCGTCAAATAATTAA
- a CDS encoding ABC transporter ATP-binding protein gives MILAKNIHKRVQTSAGELSILSGVNVSVADGDSLAIVGASGSGKSTLLGILAGLDIPSEGSVSLDGRNLNELDEDGRAKVRSESLSFVFQSFQLMPGLTALENVMLPLEIKGLKDAAKRAKFYLDQVGLEHRANHYPPQLSGGEQQRVAIARAFASEPKILFADEPTGNLDAHTGAKIIELLFQLNAKNNATLVLVTHEQRLADRCHHQLILEAGVELNAATTAQIEQQAEALMDQPC, from the coding sequence ATGATTTTGGCTAAAAATATCCATAAGCGCGTGCAAACCTCGGCGGGCGAATTAAGTATTTTGTCGGGTGTAAACGTGAGTGTTGCCGACGGCGATAGCCTCGCGATTGTCGGGGCCTCGGGCTCCGGTAAATCGACACTCTTGGGTATTTTGGCTGGGTTAGATATACCGAGCGAAGGCTCGGTCAGCCTGGACGGGCGGAACCTAAACGAACTTGATGAGGATGGCCGTGCTAAGGTTCGCTCTGAGTCCTTAAGCTTTGTGTTTCAGTCATTCCAGTTGATGCCGGGCTTGACGGCACTTGAGAATGTCATGCTGCCGCTTGAGATCAAGGGTTTAAAGGATGCCGCCAAGCGCGCCAAGTTTTACCTAGATCAAGTTGGGCTGGAACATAGAGCTAACCATTATCCGCCCCAGCTTTCGGGTGGTGAGCAGCAGCGTGTCGCTATTGCCAGAGCTTTTGCCAGCGAGCCAAAGATTCTTTTTGCCGATGAGCCGACGGGCAATTTAGACGCGCACACGGGTGCGAAAATTATTGAGTTGCTGTTTCAGCTTAACGCTAAAAATAATGCCACCTTGGTTTTAGTGACCCATGAACAACGGTTGGCCGATCGCTGCCATCACCAGTTGATACTCGAAGCTGGCGTTGAGTTAAACGCGGCCACCACTGCGCAGATAGAACAGCAGGCTGAAGCATTGATGGACCAGCCATGTTAA
- a CDS encoding ABC transporter permease, producing the protein MLSIRLLYRNLRSPEVRILGLATLMAVALVSAIAIFTDRLQQAMETESHAFIAADRLIRSNKPINEQWYVQADAAGLKTAQTISFASMVFNGDHSHLASVKAVSTNYPLIGKLETRLIPFGDDPVKFDTTGPNPGEVWVESRLFPLLKLSVGQSIEVGERLLVVSRVLVSEPDRNQGFMNFGARVLMHVDDLASTGVIQEGSRATFSLLLAGSKPSIDQYLKDLSPALSVHERVVDVASAQKRIARSLETARSFLMLASVFGVLLAGIAIAIAAQRFCSRHIDQVALLKSLGAVSGQIRKLYLAQLAWLALLASVFGLILGLVVQSLIAQSIAQLVTVSLPAPSLFPAMLGVLAGFLCLFFFALPPLWPLPQVAPIKVLRREMVIATTPKLAQLGIGLVSLFLLLWVYSGAFVLSSSVMAIWTAVAVIAVLLARAGIWLLGRYAVNLGSQWRLAIASLKRRGGESSLQVVVFGTALMLLATLLLVRSSLIEEWRLQLPAEAPNHFVVNLGPQEIASFEQLLAAKQLQHKGLYPLVRGRITQVNGEDARARKAIASQDDKTQEDNAEPEGPEALSRELNLSWSAELPAENIIEAGQWWVQDKPGVFISVEQEMAKSMNLALGDTLTFSIGGLTLDAEVQSIRSLRWDSLQPNFYVLFQPGALAQFAPMYMTSLHVPSDQGRFVANLLTQHPTVLVIEMEKIFEQVRQVITQVSGAVELVFWLVLVAALLVLVAAISASMDSRIQELGLLRAMGVTRTLLRQRLFVEFCCLGLLSGLIAALGAESMLWALQTLVFKIQWVPHPWIWLLTPGFSGLLIGAIGFWACRHLVNLPPATVLRMAAS; encoded by the coding sequence ATGTTAAGTATTCGTTTGTTATATCGGAATTTACGCAGCCCTGAGGTGAGAATATTGGGCCTGGCAACCTTAATGGCGGTTGCCTTGGTGAGTGCTATTGCCATCTTTACCGATCGCTTACAGCAAGCTATGGAAACTGAATCCCACGCCTTCATTGCCGCCGATCGCTTAATTCGCTCGAATAAACCGATCAATGAACAATGGTATGTGCAAGCAGATGCCGCTGGATTAAAAACGGCACAGACCATTAGTTTCGCTTCAATGGTGTTTAACGGCGATCACTCCCATTTGGCGTCGGTAAAAGCCGTCAGCACTAACTACCCCTTAATTGGCAAACTTGAAACTAGGCTGATTCCCTTTGGTGATGACCCAGTTAAGTTTGATACTACAGGGCCTAACCCCGGTGAAGTGTGGGTGGAATCGCGCCTGTTTCCCTTGCTTAAATTGTCCGTTGGGCAAAGCATTGAAGTGGGTGAACGATTGCTTGTGGTCAGTCGGGTATTGGTTAGCGAGCCGGATAGAAATCAAGGTTTTATGAACTTTGGTGCTCGGGTGCTGATGCATGTCGACGATCTTGCATCAACCGGTGTTATACAAGAAGGTAGTCGCGCGACCTTTAGTTTGTTGCTGGCCGGCTCTAAGCCCAGCATCGATCAATACTTAAAAGATTTATCGCCCGCGCTGTCGGTACACGAGCGCGTGGTGGATGTGGCGAGCGCACAAAAACGAATCGCCAGAAGTTTGGAAACAGCGCGGAGTTTTTTAATGCTCGCCAGTGTTTTTGGTGTGTTGTTGGCGGGTATCGCTATCGCCATCGCCGCACAGCGTTTTTGTAGTCGCCATATTGATCAAGTGGCGCTGTTAAAAAGCCTTGGCGCTGTCAGTGGACAGATTCGTAAACTCTATCTAGCGCAATTAGCCTGGTTAGCACTTTTAGCCTCTGTGTTTGGCTTGATCTTGGGCTTGGTGGTGCAAAGTTTAATTGCCCAAAGTATCGCGCAACTGGTGACGGTCTCTTTGCCAGCGCCATCACTTTTTCCCGCCATGCTGGGTGTGCTCGCGGGTTTCTTGTGTTTGTTTTTCTTTGCCTTGCCGCCACTCTGGCCTTTGCCGCAAGTGGCGCCTATAAAAGTGTTACGCCGTGAAATGGTCATAGCCACCACACCGAAGCTAGCTCAGTTAGGCATTGGCCTTGTGTCATTGTTCCTTTTACTTTGGGTTTACAGCGGCGCTTTCGTTTTATCTTCATCTGTTATGGCCATTTGGACGGCGGTTGCCGTTATCGCTGTGCTGCTGGCGCGCGCGGGTATTTGGTTGTTAGGCCGTTACGCGGTGAATTTGGGTAGTCAGTGGCGCTTGGCGATTGCGTCGCTGAAACGGCGGGGCGGTGAATCAAGCCTGCAGGTGGTGGTGTTTGGCACGGCGCTCATGTTGCTGGCAACCTTATTGTTGGTGCGCAGTTCTTTGATAGAGGAGTGGCGTTTACAGTTACCCGCCGAAGCGCCTAATCACTTCGTGGTTAATCTAGGCCCCCAGGAAATTGCAAGTTTCGAGCAGCTGCTGGCGGCTAAGCAATTGCAACATAAAGGCCTTTATCCCTTGGTTCGCGGTCGCATCACGCAGGTTAATGGCGAAGATGCTAGGGCGCGTAAGGCCATAGCGAGTCAAGACGATAAAACGCAAGAGGACAATGCTGAGCCGGAGGGGCCAGAAGCCTTAAGCCGAGAGCTCAATCTCAGTTGGAGCGCCGAACTGCCCGCAGAAAATATTATCGAGGCGGGCCAGTGGTGGGTGCAGGATAAGCCCGGTGTTTTCATCTCTGTTGAGCAGGAAATGGCCAAGAGTATGAACCTAGCCCTTGGCGATACGCTGACTTTCAGTATTGGCGGGTTAACCTTGGATGCCGAAGTTCAGAGCATACGCAGTTTACGCTGGGATTCCTTACAACCTAATTTTTATGTGTTGTTTCAGCCCGGCGCCTTAGCCCAATTTGCACCTATGTACATGACCAGTTTACACGTACCTTCAGACCAAGGCCGGTTCGTCGCCAATTTATTGACCCAGCATCCCACTGTGCTGGTGATCGAAATGGAAAAAATATTCGAGCAGGTGCGGCAGGTTATTACCCAGGTCAGCGGTGCCGTTGAACTGGTGTTTTGGTTGGTTTTAGTTGCCGCCTTGTTGGTTCTAGTGGCCGCGATTAGCGCCAGTATGGATAGTCGAATTCAGGAGCTTGGCTTACTGCGCGCTATGGGCGTTACCCGCACCTTGTTACGGCAGCGTTTATTCGTGGAATTCTGCTGTCTCGGTTTACTCTCGGGCTTGATTGCCGCCTTAGGTGCAGAGTCCATGTTGTGGGCCTTACAAACACTGGTATTCAAGATTCAATGGGTGCCTCACCCTTGGATATGGCTACTGACTCCTGGGTTTAGCGGGCTGTTAATCGGCGCTATCGGGTTTTGGGCTTGTCGCCATTTGGTTAATTTACCGCCTGCCACAGTGCTGCGCATGGCGGCGTCCTAG
- a CDS encoding MerR family transcriptional regulator, with protein MLQHERQGLMYINEVAKITGLTAKAIRYYEAEGIVAASGRSDSGYRLYSRENLDHLCFLQHARGVGFSVQESAKLLNLYRSNPDASDTVKALVGEKLAQLRSKKREIERLEATLENLWACCDGRGEHHCEILERLASEEFHGGLQ; from the coding sequence GTGTTACAGCATGAACGGCAGGGGCTTATGTACATCAATGAAGTGGCTAAAATTACCGGCTTAACCGCTAAGGCGATTCGCTATTACGAGGCCGAAGGCATAGTGGCGGCCTCTGGGCGCAGCGACAGCGGCTACCGGCTCTACTCGCGCGAAAATCTCGATCACCTTTGTTTCTTGCAGCATGCCCGTGGCGTCGGCTTTTCGGTGCAAGAGTCGGCCAAATTATTGAACCTCTACCGCAGTAACCCAGACGCCAGCGACACAGTGAAAGCCCTGGTGGGCGAAAAATTGGCCCAGTTGCGCAGTAAAAAGCGCGAGATAGAGCGGTTAGAGGCGACCTTAGAGAATCTTTGGGCCTGTTGTGATGGCCGAGGCGAGCATCACTGCGAAATTTTGGAGCGGTTGGCGAGCGAAGAGTTTCACGGAGGTTTGCAATGA
- a CDS encoding permease, translating to MSVDKSCCADQARRDQSSSEASKSELAKANARASDKSASCCGSSATNSKPDQSEGQATAGSCCPSDVEHSHGRVDYLLWGGLFLISLLYGLSLSSVVGVDHDAALSIAAHTVYELINTMWWGVLLAALFVGLLAVVPQTLILGLLGQGGSKTGVIRATAAGLLLDLCSHGVLMVGMQLYKRGASLGQVMAFLIATPWNSLSLTIIMVALIGLQWTLCFIFFSLLIALVTGFWIDSLVTKGKLASNPNHMELPADYRWRTEFAQAWRRIEWRFGLIPELLWGGLKGSAMVIRWLFVGVLLAAAVRAFVDVSVFAQWFGPSLLGLAVTLVAATIIEVCSEGSTPLAAELVTRASAPGNAFTFMMAGVSTDYTEIMSLKDTTQSWRLALALPLYTLPQILLVGWLLNTLS from the coding sequence ATGAGTGTGGATAAATCCTGCTGTGCTGACCAAGCGCGACGCGATCAATCGTCAAGTGAGGCATCTAAGTCCGAGTTAGCCAAGGCTAACGCTAGGGCCAGCGACAAGTCGGCCAGTTGCTGTGGCTCGAGCGCCACGAACTCAAAACCTGATCAATCAGAAGGCCAGGCGACTGCCGGTTCCTGTTGTCCCTCAGACGTTGAACACAGCCATGGTCGAGTCGACTACCTGCTGTGGGGCGGTCTTTTTTTGATTTCTCTGCTGTACGGTCTATCGCTTAGCTCTGTTGTCGGTGTCGATCACGATGCCGCTTTGTCCATCGCCGCTCACACGGTGTATGAGTTGATCAATACCATGTGGTGGGGCGTGTTACTCGCGGCACTATTCGTTGGCTTATTGGCTGTGGTGCCTCAAACCTTAATCTTGGGCCTGCTGGGCCAAGGCGGTAGCAAAACCGGCGTTATTAGAGCAACCGCCGCCGGTTTGTTGTTGGACCTGTGCTCGCACGGCGTGTTGATGGTGGGCATGCAGCTCTACAAGCGCGGTGCCAGCCTGGGTCAAGTGATGGCCTTTTTGATCGCCACGCCTTGGAATTCCCTGTCGCTCACCATCATCATGGTGGCGTTGATTGGCCTCCAGTGGACCTTGTGCTTCATTTTCTTTTCTTTGTTGATCGCTTTGGTAACGGGATTTTGGATTGATAGCTTAGTGACGAAGGGCAAGTTGGCGTCAAATCCAAATCATATGGAACTACCGGCTGACTATCGCTGGCGTACCGAGTTTGCTCAAGCCTGGCGGCGTATAGAGTGGCGCTTTGGCCTTATTCCCGAGTTGTTATGGGGCGGTTTGAAAGGCTCGGCCATGGTGATTCGCTGGCTGTTTGTGGGTGTGTTGCTCGCGGCAGCGGTGCGGGCTTTTGTGGATGTCTCGGTATTTGCCCAATGGTTCGGTCCAAGTTTGCTCGGTTTGGCCGTGACCCTTGTTGCCGCAACCATTATCGAGGTTTGCTCTGAGGGCTCGACGCCCCTAGCGGCGGAGCTGGTGACCCGTGCCAGCGCCCCCGGCAATGCCTTTACCTTCATGATGGCCGGGGTGTCGACGGACTACACAGAGATTATGTCGCTCAAAGACACGACCCAATCTTGGCGCTTGGCGCTGGCACTGCCGCTGTACACTTTGCCTCAGATTTTACTGGTTGGTTGGCTGCTTAACACCTTGAGTTAA
- the prfB gene encoding peptide chain release factor 2 (programmed frameshift) → MEINPYVLALKDLKARTDVLRGYLDYAEKKERLAEVELELAEPNVWNDQDRAQALGKERSALELVVSTIENLDAGVADCGDLLAMAAEEEDQDSVDAVVADIAGLEKQLSVLEFRRMFSGDMDANNAYLDIQSGSGGTEAQDWAEMVLRMYLRWGEARGFKTTLEEASAGDVAGIKSATICFEGEYAFGWLRTETGVHRLVRKSPFDSGNRRHTSFCSVFVSPEIDDNFEIDINPSDVRTDTYRASGAGGQHVNKTDSAVRLTHVPTNTVVQCQSERSQHQNRDKAWKMLRARLYELEMQKRSAEKQVLEDGKSDIGWGSQIRSYVLDDSRIKDLRTSVQTSNCQAVLDGDLDQFIEASLKAGL, encoded by the exons ATGGAAATCAACCCCTACGTATTGGCCCTCAAAGATCTTAAAGCGCGTACTGATGTGCTTAGGGGGTACCTT GACTACGCCGAAAAAAAAGAACGCTTAGCGGAAGTCGAATTAGAACTGGCCGAACCCAACGTCTGGAATGACCAGGATCGAGCCCAGGCCTTAGGTAAAGAGCGCTCGGCACTGGAGTTGGTGGTCAGCACCATTGAAAACCTCGATGCCGGCGTCGCCGATTGCGGCGATCTTTTGGCCATGGCAGCGGAAGAGGAGGATCAAGATTCTGTCGACGCCGTAGTGGCCGATATTGCCGGGCTCGAAAAGCAGCTGTCTGTGCTGGAGTTTCGGCGCATGTTTTCCGGCGATATGGATGCTAACAATGCCTATCTCGATATTCAATCAGGCTCCGGTGGCACAGAGGCACAAGATTGGGCCGAAATGGTGTTGCGCATGTATTTGCGTTGGGGCGAGGCCAGAGGTTTTAAAACCACCCTTGAAGAAGCCTCCGCCGGCGATGTTGCCGGGATAAAAAGTGCCACCATTTGCTTCGAAGGTGAGTACGCTTTTGGTTGGTTGCGCACCGAGACTGGTGTTCATCGGCTAGTGCGTAAATCGCCCTTCGACTCGGGCAATCGTCGTCACACCTCGTTTTGCTCTGTGTTCGTTTCCCCGGAAATTGACGATAATTTTGAGATCGACATTAACCCCTCGGATGTTCGCACCGATACCTATCGTGCTTCCGGTGCTGGTGGTCAGCACGTTAACAAAACCGACTCTGCGGTGCGTTTAACCCACGTGCCCACCAATACGGTTGTGCAGTGTCAGAGCGAGCGCTCGCAGCATCAAAACCGCGACAAAGCCTGGAAAATGCTACGCGCCCGTTTGTACGAATTGGAAATGCAAAAACGTTCGGCGGAAAAGCAAGTGCTCGAAGATGGCAAGTCGGATATTGGCTGGGGTAGTCAGATTCGCTCTTACGTTTTGGATGATTCACGCATCAAAGATTTGCGCACCAGCGTTCAAACCAGCAATTGCCAAGCGGTACTGGATGGCGATTTAGATCAATTTATCGAGGCTAGCCTAAAGGCCGGCCTGTAA